In Kwoniella pini CBS 10737 chromosome 5, complete sequence, the following are encoded in one genomic region:
- a CDS encoding mitochondrial 54S ribosomal protein mL40 codes for MSRPILSRVISPLVRNYATKSTTTGNPTLNIPTDSRSEILKQVLYPIDSYSPNSSSPTGTYHHDHLNRIQNVIPSKEIHETIERAFQLYQRNLRIKRKNSLKIKFNEMLKACNELELITNKENDLYHRRIYEIAISENKQSERKGDESLKNQKGKKTIEQRWKETRIKGLIPREAWIPVESRGKGWDYDWRRPGH; via the coding sequence ATGTCTCGTCCAATTTTATCTCGTGTAATCTCTCCATTAGTTCGAAATTATGCCaccaaatcaacaacaacaggTAATCCAACTTTAAATATACCAACAGATTCAAGATCTGAAATATTAAAACAAGTTTTATATCCAATTGATTCTtattcaccaaattcatcttcaccaacAGGTACAtatcatcatgatcattTAAATAGAATACAAAATGTAATTccatcaaaagaaattcatgaaacaattgaaagagcatttcaattatatcaacGTAATTTAagaataaaaagaaaaaattccttaaaaattaaatttaatgaaatgTTAAAAGCATgtaatgaattagaattaattacaaataaagaaaatgatttatatcaTAGAAGAATTTATGAAATTGCTATAAGTGAAAATAAACAATCagaaagaaaaggtgatgaatcattaaaaaatcaaaaaggtaaaaaaacaattgaaCAACGTTGGAAAGAAACTAGAATTAAAGGTTTAATTCCTAGAGAAGCTTGGATTCCTGTTGAAAGTAGAGGAAAAGGTTGGGATTATGATTGGAGAAGACCAGGTCattaa